Proteins from a genomic interval of Qipengyuania sp. JC766:
- a CDS encoding serine protease has translation MKRLITMKRWIAALMLALATIATAGPAMADPSDIDAAARGVVRVVIVGSDGEELFLVGHGSGFAVSPTMVVTNNHVIEEATRDPRLRVGIVPSDGAEGSFARIVSTRSESDLALLEITEGLRLPPLTLAGAVPADSSEAYAVGYPMNVDRAQGLSMGDLLRSQPPVKSRGFLSGTRPSREFDTILHTAAIGRGNSGGPLLDSCGRVLGVNSFGAETGGVDAEFFFAVSMQELRPFLRANGVSATVNEQPCRSLAEVEAAERQRLNAEQEDARSRLERSESARRDKLEQARLTATMEVQNESENHLALAFVLALVGFGAALAAWTLRAAEARWKPVVAALAAAIAIFAALAAWLTRPGVEDVERRVNAAMAEETETPQEAASEGTGDLTCTLEPDRSRITTAPAREVDFEWTATGCVNGRTQYGKLNGDWSRVLVPNEESTVSVNRYDPETRTYTVDRYLLGRAAMEEAREERGRYNAPSCNSDGGANRLGDLQGAVLSELPASPNERLVYRCEPRE, from the coding sequence GGTGCGGGTCGTGATCGTGGGTTCGGACGGGGAGGAGCTGTTCCTCGTCGGCCACGGCAGCGGGTTCGCCGTTTCCCCGACCATGGTCGTCACCAACAACCACGTGATCGAGGAAGCGACCCGCGATCCGCGCCTGCGCGTCGGAATCGTGCCGTCCGACGGTGCCGAGGGGAGCTTCGCGCGCATCGTCTCCACCCGGTCGGAAAGCGACCTCGCCCTGCTCGAGATCACCGAAGGCCTCCGGCTGCCGCCACTGACGCTCGCGGGCGCGGTCCCGGCCGACAGCAGCGAGGCCTATGCAGTGGGCTACCCGATGAATGTCGACCGGGCGCAGGGCCTCAGCATGGGCGACCTCCTGCGTTCCCAGCCGCCGGTGAAGAGCCGCGGGTTCCTGTCGGGCACCCGGCCCAGCCGCGAATTCGACACGATCCTGCACACCGCCGCCATCGGGCGCGGCAATTCGGGCGGTCCGCTGCTCGATTCCTGCGGCCGCGTCCTCGGCGTCAACAGCTTCGGCGCGGAGACGGGCGGCGTCGATGCCGAATTCTTCTTCGCCGTCTCGATGCAGGAACTGCGCCCGTTCCTGCGCGCGAACGGCGTATCCGCCACCGTCAACGAACAGCCCTGCCGCAGCCTGGCCGAAGTCGAGGCGGCCGAGCGCCAGCGGCTGAATGCCGAGCAGGAAGATGCCCGCTCGCGGCTCGAACGGTCGGAAAGCGCGCGGCGCGACAAGCTCGAGCAGGCAAGGCTGACCGCCACGATGGAAGTGCAGAACGAGAGCGAGAACCATCTCGCACTCGCATTCGTGCTCGCGCTGGTCGGCTTCGGCGCGGCGCTCGCGGCATGGACGCTGCGCGCTGCCGAAGCCCGCTGGAAACCGGTCGTCGCCGCGCTGGCCGCCGCCATCGCGATCTTCGCGGCGCTGGCGGCCTGGCTCACCCGGCCCGGCGTCGAGGACGTGGAGCGGCGCGTCAACGCCGCGATGGCCGAGGAAACGGAAACGCCGCAGGAAGCCGCGTCCGAAGGCACGGGCGACCTCACCTGCACGCTCGAACCGGACCGCAGCCGCATCACCACGGCCCCGGCGCGCGAGGTCGATTTCGAATGGACCGCCACCGGCTGCGTCAACGGGCGCACGCAATACGGGAAGTTGAACGGCGACTGGTCGCGCGTCCTCGTGCCGAACGAGGAATCCACCGTTTCGGTCAATCGGTACGATCCGGAAACGCGGACCTACACGGTCGACCGGTACCTGCTGGGGCGCGCCGCCATGGAGGAAGCGCGAGAGGAACGCGGCCGGTACAACGCCCCGTCCTGCAATTCGGACGGCGGGGCGAACCGGCTGGGCGATCTTCAGGGCGCGGTGCTCAGCGAACTGCCGGCCAGCCCCAACGAAAGGCTCGTCTACCGGTGCGAACCGCGCGAATAG
- a CDS encoding F0F1 ATP synthase subunit delta — protein MEISAGIKASLAGRYASALFDLASENGTVTAVETDLETLRAALAESEDLRAATANPELSRSAQGAAMQAVGKHLGLSELTLNFLGVLASNRRLGALPAIIRAFRAIASSQRGEIAAEVSSAHALTDEQIATLKQKLTAREGRTVQLTHSVDPDLLGGLVVTIGSKRIDGSIRTRINSLTQAMKG, from the coding sequence GTGGAGATTTCCGCCGGTATCAAGGCTAGCCTTGCGGGGCGCTATGCGTCCGCGCTGTTCGACCTCGCGTCGGAAAACGGCACCGTCACTGCAGTCGAAACCGATCTCGAGACGCTGCGCGCCGCGCTCGCCGAATCGGAAGACCTGCGCGCCGCCACCGCCAATCCGGAACTGAGCCGTTCGGCCCAGGGCGCCGCGATGCAGGCGGTCGGCAAGCATCTCGGCCTGTCGGAACTGACGCTCAATTTCCTGGGCGTGCTCGCGTCCAACCGTCGCCTCGGCGCGCTTCCGGCGATCATCCGCGCCTTCCGCGCGATCGCCTCGTCCCAGCGGGGCGAGATCGCCGCTGAAGTCAGCAGCGCCCACGCCCTGACCGACGAGCAGATCGCGACGCTGAAGCAGAAACTGACCGCCCGCGAAGGCCGGACCGTGCAACTGACGCACAGTGTCGATCCGGACCTCCTCGGCGGGCTCGTCGTCACCATCGGATCGAAGCGCATCGACGGCTCGATCCGCACCCGTATCAACTCGCTTACGCAGGCCATGAAAGGCTAA